The DNA window CCCCTTAAAACTTAGTCGCGAATGAAAGTGAAATGGTTGATACAGTGCCTTCTAACTCAACTGAATAATTGTTTGCACTATCATGATGTGAGATCGTGTGGTCTGTTGGATTAAGTACTTGTAGTTGATACGCAAAATCAATCTGCCAAGGATAAGCCGTTAAACCAGTACCTTTATGAAAATAAGAAAAACCAGCACCAACCACTAATTTATCTGCACTTAAATAATTCACATCCAGCGTTGCTTTATCAGCGTCTAATGGCGATTTTTCATAACTTGCACCCGCCATTAATCTAATTGTATCGTTGAAGTTAAGCTCAATACCTGCGCGTGGAATAATAATGTCTTCAAAACCGACACTCGCTTGATCTTTCACTGTGTCGCCTAACATCAAGTCATTCAAATCTGACCATTTTTGTTGTTCTGCACTGAATGCTAAACTCACCATTCCCGCTTTAATACGCACACCTGCAGAAATAATATCTGGCTGGTATGCATCATATGTGAGTAGCTTGATTGGTAAATCGGATACCGTTTGAGTAATTGTTGCAGCCGCTTTAATGTTTGCTTGACCGTAACTTTCACCACGGAAAGCCGCAGCAAATGCAATACCATTACCCGCACAACTTTTATCACTGCCACATGCCATACGCCCTAAATCTAAGGTAACACCAGCGATGGGGGTGATCACTGGCTCCGCAGCAACCGCAACGCGCTCATTACCTGAGGCTGTACCGTCTAATTCACTTTCTAGACTCATATCAGCATCAGCATGCAATGATACTTGTGCACCACCACCGATGGTTAAACCAGGTATAATTTGAATTGAACCCGATGCAGCAACAAATAATGGTTTCTCACCATAATTGGCTAACTGACCTGTACCTGACGTTGCCGAACTAAACGCCATCATTTCGGTACCATAATTTTCGATACCAGCAATCAGACCAAAATAAATAGGGTAAGAAAAATTAAAAAGGTTGGTAACATTAACATTCATACCCACAAGTATCGGTTGCGTTGCGTCATCAAATGTTTGATCACCAGCAGTCATGTCAGGGGTGCCAGATAACAAACCTAAATACATCTCACCTTGATCCGTCGCAGCAAGTGCTGATGGATTGTAATATGCAGCTGATGACTGTGAATTAAATAAAGAAAAAGACTGTGCAGAAGCAATATCAACAGGTGATAAACCAAACGTTGTACCTAAGTTACCTAAACTCGCCTGAGCAGCTCCCGCAGTCAATGCTAATGCCACGGATATAGAAAGTAGAGAAATATTATTAGAAAGTGTCTTCTTAGTCATTGTTGCTAACTCCATTTAGCGAAACTAAAATAAGTATTCTCTAGTGGCTCCAGCCACAACAACGGAATACAATCAAATTGTTGGACATGCCCGAGTGGACACGTTGTCATTTTATGAAAGCAATATACCTTGATTGAGATACAAGATGTCATGCGTATGTCGAGTTATCCCTTCATTCAGAAACTTATGAGCTAGAAGTATTAGCCCCCAGCTCATGCCTTGTTTTAATATCACTGATGCTGACTTAGTTAGGTCAATTAATTTAGTGCCTTAACTCAAATCACGCACTTACTAGTACGCTTGTATCCATGAAAAAGGGACTGGTAATATCAATCTCGCATCATTCACCTTCACCACATTAACCCGCTGAATAAAATCATCGATATTGGTCATCCGCACACCTTCAACTGATTTATTCTGATTATTAAAACTGTTGTTATCAAAGAAGTCTTCCCAGTGCCCTAGCACAATTGTTTTTGGCTGTGTCTGTTGCAAAATAGCTTCGGGATAATCATCAACTTGATGAAATGCAGCAACACATAAAATTGCCATATCGACCGCTTTAGTATCATTGATCACTGGCATTAACCCGTCCGGAGAGTTACTTGCGGCATCTTGATAATGGATACGATAAATCGTTTGTTGTTGATTATCTAAAAAGTCGATGACATAAGCATAAGTTTGCCCTTCCTTCCAACCATAAGCTGTACTGGGTAATTCAGTTAATGCTTCTTGATATGTTCCAGACATCACTTTAATACCCATAAAATGTGGCGCATGATCTGATTTTATTGGCATAAAACGAATGGTGTGATGACGGTTATATATCCACGTCCCCGGTTGCTTACCTTCTGCAGCATAATCCGTAATATCAAATAAACGCTCATCAGCGATAACAGCAGTCACAATATTCGTCATCGTCGTTGAGCCAACAGCGATTGTCGTTGGCATATGCTGTTGCATAATATAAGGCACATCCATCAGATGATCATAATGCGCGTGACCCACTAAAATAAACTCAGCTTGTTTTGCTTCTATAGGTAATAGTTTATCAACCAAGTCGGTATCAGTCTCAATCGGCAATGGCAAAGAAACATTAACCAATCCAGGGTTAGTAAAAGAGGGCGCCGTCATAATGCTATCGTCGCCATATTGAAATAAGTACCCCCCGACGCCGAGATATTGAATATCGAGCTTTTTATCGCTACTGAATAACGATTGTTCATTTATATTTCGAAACGCTAAATTATCATGTAGCAATAAACCATCCACAGACGTCGCACAACCAGATAGCAGCCCAGCCATAACGCTGCTGAAAAATACTTTCAGTGTATAACCTTGCATAACCCCCCCCTTTATTTACCTGAATTCTTAAATATAATCTCATTAAAATAACAAATAACGCGATATCGAAAACAGTTAATGCGCGTTTAATCTCACACCAATATCAAAATAGTACTTTGTATTGACGTTAATCTCATTCTTCTCGCACATGTATAGTTAAAGTGACTTAGGTATAGCCCTTTTCGAACATTGTCACTTTTCGTCATTATTGATACCTAACTTGTCATTTTTTTGGCAGTAAAAAGCCTTTATTGGTTGCTTTAATAGAGTCATAGCTTGTTAAGCAGTCTTAATCAAAAGGAAACTGACCATGAAAAAATCTATCTTCGCAAAAACATTACTTATGACGTCAATGGCATTCATGAGCATCTCAGCAAATGCAGCAGAACAAGAACCACTAACAACATGGGAAAAAGCAGGTGTATTTTCATCAACCATTATCGTTGGGACCATTGCAGGTGGTCCAATTGGATTAGTACTCGGTGTTGCCGCCGGAGATTGGATTAATAATACTTGGGACAAATCAATTGAATCTGATCAGCTTATTTCAGAAAACCAACAGATAACAGAGAATTTATTGGCAAGTGAATTGCAAAATAATCAGCTGCAGCAAGATGTATTAATTTTGGACCAACAGATCCAGCAAATATCAGAGACAGATGAGTTAAACCAACAATTGGTATTAGATGCATTACAGTTAGACCTACTCTTTGCAGTCAATCAAAGCGTGATTGATATAACGAATCAAGCACGGTTAACACAAATAGCTGATTACTTAATAGAAAACCCAACAATAAGCATCGTTCTATCAGGTCATGCGGATCCAAGCGGACAAGAAGAACTGAACATTAATTTAGCACAACAAAGAGCTGTAGCAGTTCATGATAAGCTTATCTCGTTAGGGGTAAACGAAAGTAATATCCAAGTACATTCTTTTGGTGCGGAATTAGCCAGTTCTAAGTTAGGAGATCTTACTCAATATCCACGAGATCGCAAAGTGAGTATCGAATTTATCGATGACCTAAAAAACAATTTACATGATAGCGCTGCAGATGAAATAGTGATGCAATTCTAACAGCCCAATAATAGTCTTATCCTTACAATAAAGGCTAGCGATAATTCGCTAGCCTTTTACTCTTTTCAAAACTTAAATACACTTGTTTTATACTGGAATATTATTGTCCTATACTGAAATGGTCGTCGCAAAATATTTAAGTTATATTTTATGATCTAAGTAACAGTTTGCTAGCCCCAAGTGAGTATATTTAATAGTGTGTTTCACGACTATTTCGTTAGTCACATCTTAACTAGGAGCCTCATCATGACCATTAACAATATTCTTTGCCCAACCGACTTTTCAGATACAGCGAATAAAGCGATAAGCTATGCGGCAGAAATGGCATTAAAATATGATGCTACCTTACACTTAGTCAGTGTGATTAATGAGATCCATGGCTTTGATAGCTTTCAAGTACTTGCAATCACCCCAAATGACATTCACGAACACATGCTAAAAATAACGCAAGAAAAGCTCGATGAATTAACCACTGATATTAAGCCAAGCATACCATTACATACAGCCGTATTAGAGGGACACCCATCAACAGAAATTACGCAAGCAGCGGTTAATTTTGATTGTGATATGATCGTCATAGCAAGTCATGGTCGTACTGGATTGGAACATATCCTAATTGGCAGTGTTGCAGAATCAGTGACTCGCCAGTCTCACTGTCCTGTCTTGATCGTGAAATAAAATAAAGATGAGCCCCATTAACTCAGATAATTTAATGGGGTTTTCTTAACTTAAGATCAATACACTTTAAGGTTAATGCCATTAACGCGGTGTTAATGTCAGATGTAGATTCGTTGGTCGCATCGTAAATGCAA is part of the Moritella viscosa genome and encodes:
- a CDS encoding membrane protein, whose product is MTKKTLSNNISLLSISVALALTAGAAQASLGNLGTTFGLSPVDIASAQSFSLFNSQSSAAYYNPSALAATDQGEMYLGLLSGTPDMTAGDQTFDDATQPILVGMNVNVTNLFNFSYPIYFGLIAGIENYGTEMMAFSSATSGTGQLANYGEKPLFVAASGSIQIIPGLTIGGGAQVSLHADADMSLESELDGTASGNERVAVAAEPVITPIAGVTLDLGRMACGSDKSCAGNGIAFAAAFRGESYGQANIKAAATITQTVSDLPIKLLTYDAYQPDIISAGVRIKAGMVSLAFSAEQQKWSDLNDLMLGDTVKDQASVGFEDIIIPRAGIELNFNDTIRLMAGASYEKSPLDADKATLDVNYLSADKLVVGAGFSYFHKGTGLTAYPWQIDFAYQLQVLNPTDHTISHHDSANNYSVELEGTVSTISLSFATKF
- a CDS encoding putative lipoprotein → MQGYTLKVFFSSVMAGLLSGCATSVDGLLLHDNLAFRNINEQSLFSSDKKLDIQYLGVGGYLFQYGDDSIMTAPSFTNPGLVNVSLPLPIETDTDLVDKLLPIEAKQAEFILVGHAHYDHLMDVPYIMQQHMPTTIAVGSTTMTNIVTAVIADERLFDITDYAAEGKQPGTWIYNRHHTIRFMPIKSDHAPHFMGIKVMSGTYQEALTELPSTAYGWKEGQTYAYVIDFLDNQQQTIYRIHYQDAASNSPDGLMPVINDTKAVDMAILCVAAFHQVDDYPEAILQQTQPKTIVLGHWEDFFDNNSFNNQNKSVEGVRMTNIDDFIQRVNVVKVNDARLILPVPFSWIQAY
- a CDS encoding outer membrane protein, with the translated sequence MKKSIFAKTLLMTSMAFMSISANAAEQEPLTTWEKAGVFSSTIIVGTIAGGPIGLVLGVAAGDWINNTWDKSIESDQLISENQQITENLLASELQNNQLQQDVLILDQQIQQISETDELNQQLVLDALQLDLLFAVNQSVIDITNQARLTQIADYLIENPTISIVLSGHADPSGQEELNINLAQQRAVAVHDKLISLGVNESNIQVHSFGAELASSKLGDLTQYPRDRKVSIEFIDDLKNNLHDSAADEIVMQF
- a CDS encoding universal stress protein UspA, with the translated sequence MTINNILCPTDFSDTANKAISYAAEMALKYDATLHLVSVINEIHGFDSFQVLAITPNDIHEHMLKITQEKLDELTTDIKPSIPLHTAVLEGHPSTEITQAAVNFDCDMIVIASHGRTGLEHILIGSVAESVTRQSHCPVLIVK